The Musa acuminata AAA Group cultivar baxijiao chromosome BXJ1-8, Cavendish_Baxijiao_AAA, whole genome shotgun sequence genomic sequence ATAATTAGATGTAATATTTGCAAAGGTTTACTTTTCCTTCTCATCAATTATTCTTTATTATATTCTATATTTTGTATGCTTATTTAACTCAAATAAACCAATGTTTATTACTGTCATAAATAATTAAATTGATTTTTCTGATAGATTTAATGATATAATGTACTCTGTATTTAAATTTCTAACAATTATTACACTATTTCTAAACtgtgcagtatatatatatatatatatataccatcctACTTGTAGCATTTATAAGCACCCAAGGAAAAAATCTCTAGTCATGCACTAATCTTAATGACACCGATCAACTATTAAAGAAGACTATACACCAATCGAAATACTTTGCAGTCTCTCACGTGCCACTCCCATGCATTCACGTACCcaacgcgagagagagagagagagagagagagagagaggaaagataGAAAAGGAAGCTCTATTAACAGCATGCAAAGATCGACTATGTTATGATTTCACACAAACACGGAGAAAGGGTGGAAGAACGAAGACAAAAGCTCTTCTCCAAGCAACCCCACTTCGACATATCTTGTTCACGTATACGTAGCATTCAGACACCCTTACTGCAGCTGATACGTGTCCCGGAAGCAGGAGCAGCAGTTGCCGTGGGCCGGCACAGCTCCAGCAGCCGCAGCTCGTTCCAGCGACTGCACCTGCGTTTGCAGGAACTTGACGTAGCGGACGGCCTCGTCCAGCATCGACGCCGTGTCCATCTTCGTCCCGCCGGGAACCATTCGCTGCAGCACCCGGATCCGCTCGCTTATGCGCTCCCTGCGGAGCCTGGCCGCCACGCTCTGCGGGTCCTTCGAGACCCTGACGTTCCGGCGCTTCCGCGCCGGCCGGGCGGACTCCGGATCGATGTCGATCGGCTGCATCGCGGCTATCTGGAACGCCATCTCCCTCACTAGTGATAGGTCGCCATTGCCGGATAGATTAGTGGGGGTTTGAGGAGCAGCAAAGGTGGCAGTAGGTAAGTACTCTTGCAGTGGATCCGTGGAGACCTGATCGGTTTCAGCAAGTTGcagcatcaagttcatcatgttcactTGGTTCTCTTGACGAGAGTTTGACAAGTCGACGTCCATTTGCCCCGTGAGAGATAAAGCAGGAAGAAGAGTGACTGGGCAGCTCGCTCTCTCAAATGAAATGATCGCGATTGTGTGAAgtgtgcctatatatatatatatatatatatatatatatatatatgcacacacacacacaagtagATAATTCTTTTCTAATATAGATTACCTTTAGAACAGATGATGATGACGAATtgagcactctctctctctctctgtgattcCAAAGGAGCCCAGAGTCTGTTCCTGTCAGATGCTGCATGCACATCTTCTCTTCTTGCCCCTCCTGCCAAGTAAAACAAATGTGTATAAGGTGGTCATAACCCTAATTACAAGCTCACAGTCCTAATCACTGCTCACCCATAGTATCGCCACTGCCATTGGAAACAGTGGACTTGATCATAACCCTAATTACAAATTGCATATGTATTAACGTCACTTCATATTCATCCATCAAGTATATGTGTGGTATTAAtgtctttaaaaaaataatatttttagggACACATATTCTAAAACTAAGATCTGCAACAACAAATACGCTTTACCATTAGAGTCGAACGAGATCAGACTCGCATGATCGATCAATTAATATAACTCAAGAACTAAGCAAGACTTCTTGGGCCGCATGCATTCCGATTCGGCTTGATTGGAAATCGGAGTCGAGACAGGTCAAACTGGGCCCAATCTAGAGTGGTTTGGGCTCAGCCCATTGACTAACTACAACAAGGCTGTGACGCAAACATCAATTTAATGCCAAACTTATGGATCCATCAATTAGATCTGAAATCCAATTGGGAGATGGAGCAAAACCCAATTAGATCAAGCCCAATTAATTCGGGTCGGGTCGAATCAACCGAACCGAGGAGATCAAGTCATGTGCGAACCAGATAGCGGCTCAACCTAATTAAGAGCTTGATGAACCTATAAAACTCCGTAGTAATATTGAGCTTCTTCGAGTTCAAATGCCTTCCCGAGCCCTGTTGTCTGCATGCGAGCAGACAATAGCATGCGATAGAGTGAAGCTATGGAGCAGCAAAGTCTCGAAGGGTTACGGAAAGAAGATGCTCATTGCTGGCACCACGAAGGAGACCCGACTCCCATATGGCCTCCAATTATGCTCGCACCAACCAGCACAAAAGGAAATAGACCACTTTTTAGCAGCAAAACCTCTCTCTTATCCATGTCTTGTCCGATCCTTTCAGTGAAGCAGTGTGGCAGGAAATAATTGCAGCCTGCAAGAAAAGAGTGTCTTTAGACCGCAATTTTTGGATGCGACTGTGTTGATTTTGGTCGTAAGGAAAACAATGTTGAGTTTGATCTGCTAAACTAAACAGCTACTGCTAATCGATTGATTGATAGATCCTTGTTTCCTTCTACGATGAAGAATAGAGCTACCACGctgctctctctatctctctttctctcactctctctctcttctgcagTCTGTCCTTCGAAGAAGCAAACGCAAAACGAAGAGATTTCCCAGGATGAAGTGGcaggaagaaagagagaaagataaAACTGACATCTTTTGGCACCTGATTGCTTGCTTTGGACCGGAGCAAGGTGGTGATTAAGGAGCAAGCTCGAGTGGCCCAGCTTGCTGCCTTTGTAATCTTCTCTCCACTTGTCAGTCCGGCCAAAAAGCAGCAATTTCCTGTCTCGACCAGCACAGAATGGCTCGCTGCAGAAGACGACACGCAGGCAGATGCTTTGTGGCCGCAAGACGCCTTTGCTGATGTTAACTACACTCCGTCGTTTTCATCTGTTGCTGGTGTTAAATCACACACTCAATGGTAGAGAGTTCCTCCTCGATCTGTACGTATACGATGCACTGTGAATCTGCATTAGGTTCGTGAGCTGAAGTGAGTGTAGAGTCGCCCAACATCTCCACGTGCAAAGCGTGTCCTTGGATCTGGCAAAGGAGAAAAGCTCAAGAGTGTGGCATTATGCTTCCCACACGTGAATGCAAACTCCACCACCCATACAAAGCGCTGCTGCGCATGCTTGCCTTCCTCAAGCTGGGCGGCAAAGAATTCTCACTGCGATGCATCATTGCTGGCCATCATATCCTCACATCCATGTTTCCCAAAGAAGATAACTTTTCACAGTGGTGATGGTGAACACCCCGTCGAGTCACATGATTATTACACCCTCTCCGATCCTACTACTAGCATTGCGGTATCTCATGCAAGCGCTGCTGGAACTAATTTTAGATTAGCAGGAATAGGAGGGATCATTGGCTTGCAATCACAGATTAATGGTTTCCAGGGAACAATGCCTATTGTTTTCTTACGCCTGAGCATGGATTACTTCATTTCCCTATGACAATATAA encodes the following:
- the LOC135589161 gene encoding transcription factor HEC2-like is translated as MDVDLSNSRQENQVNMMNLMLQLAETDQVSTDPLQEYLPTATFAAPQTPTNLSGNGDLSLVREMAFQIAAMQPIDIDPESARPARKRRNVRVSKDPQSVAARLRRERISERIRVLQRMVPGGTKMDTASMLDEAVRYVKFLQTQVQSLERAAAAGAVPAHGNCCSCFRDTYQLQ